In Phenylobacterium zucineum HLK1, one DNA window encodes the following:
- a CDS encoding TIGR00266 family protein, translated as MSQSPWSHHRNPNVADDVDFEIKGQELQFVEIELDPGESAVAEAGALVWKDASVEMTTVFGDGSGGQGGGFMGKLLGAGKRLITGESLFTTVFTHQGQGKARVAFASPTPGAILPLNLAEVGGTLICQKDSFLAAARGVSIGVQFQRRVMTGLFGGEGFIMQRLEGDGWVFVQMGGTVVERELAAGQEIHVDTGCLAAYTPSVDFDLVMAGGVKSVFFGGEGLFFARLRGPGKVWVQSLPFSRLAGRMMAAAGGYGGQNRGEGSVLGGFGDLIGGNR; from the coding sequence ATGTCGCAGAGCCCCTGGAGCCATCACCGCAACCCCAACGTCGCTGACGACGTCGATTTCGAGATCAAGGGCCAGGAGCTGCAGTTCGTCGAGATCGAGCTCGATCCCGGCGAGAGCGCCGTGGCCGAGGCCGGGGCGCTGGTCTGGAAGGACGCCAGCGTCGAGATGACCACGGTGTTCGGCGACGGCTCGGGCGGCCAGGGCGGCGGCTTCATGGGCAAGCTGCTGGGCGCCGGCAAGCGCCTGATCACCGGCGAGAGCCTGTTCACCACGGTCTTCACGCACCAGGGCCAGGGCAAGGCCCGGGTGGCGTTCGCCTCGCCCACGCCGGGCGCGATCCTGCCGCTGAACCTCGCCGAGGTCGGCGGGACGCTGATCTGCCAGAAGGACAGCTTCCTCGCCGCCGCCCGGGGCGTCTCGATCGGCGTGCAGTTCCAGCGGCGCGTGATGACCGGCCTGTTCGGCGGCGAGGGCTTCATCATGCAGCGCCTGGAGGGCGACGGCTGGGTGTTCGTTCAGATGGGCGGCACGGTGGTCGAGCGCGAGCTCGCCGCCGGCCAGGAGATCCACGTCGATACCGGGTGCCTGGCCGCCTACACGCCCTCGGTGGACTTCGACCTCGTCATGGCGGGCGGGGTGAAGAGCGTCTTCTTCGGCGGCGAAGGGCTGTTCTTCGCCAGGCTCCGCGGGCCGGGCAAGGTCTGGGTGCAGTCGCTGCCGTTCTCCAGGCTCGCGGGCCGGATGATGGCCGCGGCGGGCGGCTACGGCGGTCAGAACCGCGGCGAGGGCTCGGTCCTGGGCGGCTTCGGCGACCTGATCGGCGGCAACAGATAG
- a CDS encoding CHAP domain-containing protein: protein MRKRMRTLAGSLAAAAVMAFAPAGAIADTYWQCVPFARLISGIQIFGDARTWWQQAAGKYETGFQPRAGAVLCFKPTSRMRLGHVAVVSQVLTDRVVQITHANWSPIEGSRGKVEKDVTVIDVSPDGDWSQVKVWYDPSGDLGGSTYPTHGFIYPDATARVLAASGLSKVQNGMIAVAQSAASQMGAAVRPGAGPIGVLTQAADSTDRIAALIAAAARGETPGN from the coding sequence ATGCGCAAACGGATGAGGACCCTTGCGGGTTCCTTGGCCGCTGCGGCCGTTATGGCCTTCGCGCCGGCCGGAGCCATCGCTGACACCTACTGGCAGTGCGTGCCGTTCGCGCGCCTGATCTCGGGCATCCAGATCTTCGGCGATGCGCGCACTTGGTGGCAGCAGGCCGCCGGCAAGTACGAAACCGGTTTCCAGCCGCGGGCGGGCGCTGTCCTGTGCTTCAAGCCCACGTCTCGCATGCGGCTGGGCCACGTGGCCGTGGTCAGCCAGGTGCTGACCGACCGCGTCGTCCAGATCACGCATGCCAACTGGTCGCCGATTGAAGGCTCGCGCGGCAAGGTGGAGAAGGACGTCACGGTGATCGACGTCTCCCCCGACGGCGACTGGAGCCAGGTGAAGGTCTGGTACGACCCCAGCGGCGACCTCGGCGGCTCCACCTATCCGACGCATGGGTTCATCTATCCCGACGCCACGGCTCGCGTGCTGGCCGCCTCGGGCCTGTCGAAGGTCCAGAACGGCATGATCGCGGTCGCCCAGTCGGCCGCCAGCCAGATGGGCGCGGCGGTGCGTCCCGGCGCCGGCCCGATCGGGGTGCTGACCCAGGCCGCCGACTCCACCGACCGCATCGCCGCCCTGATCGCGGCGGCCGCCCGCGGCGAGACCCCCGGCAACTAA
- a CDS encoding type III PLP-dependent enzyme, whose translation MHTYHTPLDLVRERSPERPVALARPDAVAVAARWFQDNFQGDVFYAVKANPSPWVIETLVKSGVNSFDVASVPEIELVSAHAPGARMAFMHPVKSRRAIAQAYFDHGVKTFALDTHEELQKILEATGGADDLSLIVRLGVSAEGASYSLAGKFGVDAWEAPSLLLAARRATQDRMGVSFHVGSQCMRPTAYQAAMAQANRAIVRAGVLVDVVDVGGGFPSVYPGMMPPDMADYTDSIHRGFAEMSVHEDTELWAEPGRGLVAEATSLLTKVELRKGDALYLNDGSYGSLFDAAHMKWPFPVKLYRGEGEAAHEVEGPLKPYRFYGPTCDSIDHMPGPFWLPEDIREGDYVEIGMLGAYGIAMSTRFNGFGDAETVAVGDAPMASMFGLAGRSIRLPRERQEDERKVVRLSRPKGAAGKRGRKR comes from the coding sequence GTGCACACGTACCATACGCCCCTGGACCTGGTCCGCGAGCGGTCCCCGGAACGTCCTGTCGCACTTGCGCGACCGGACGCGGTGGCCGTAGCGGCGCGCTGGTTCCAGGACAATTTTCAAGGCGACGTTTTCTACGCTGTGAAGGCGAACCCTTCGCCGTGGGTCATCGAGACCCTGGTGAAGAGCGGCGTGAACTCGTTCGATGTGGCCTCGGTCCCCGAGATCGAGCTGGTGTCGGCGCATGCGCCGGGCGCCCGGATGGCGTTCATGCATCCGGTGAAGAGCCGGCGTGCGATCGCCCAGGCCTACTTCGACCACGGCGTGAAGACCTTCGCCCTCGACACCCATGAGGAGCTGCAGAAGATCCTCGAGGCCACCGGCGGGGCCGACGACCTGTCGCTGATCGTCCGCCTGGGCGTGTCGGCGGAAGGCGCGTCCTACTCGCTGGCCGGCAAGTTCGGGGTCGATGCGTGGGAAGCCCCCTCGCTCCTGCTGGCCGCCCGCCGGGCGACCCAGGACCGCATGGGCGTGTCGTTCCACGTGGGCAGCCAGTGCATGCGGCCGACGGCCTACCAGGCCGCCATGGCCCAGGCGAACCGCGCCATCGTGCGCGCCGGCGTCCTGGTCGATGTCGTGGACGTGGGCGGCGGGTTCCCGTCGGTCTACCCGGGCATGATGCCGCCCGACATGGCCGACTACACGGACTCGATCCACCGCGGCTTCGCCGAGATGAGCGTGCACGAGGACACCGAGCTGTGGGCCGAGCCCGGCCGCGGGCTGGTGGCCGAGGCGACCTCGCTGCTCACCAAGGTCGAGCTGCGCAAGGGCGACGCCCTTTACCTCAACGACGGCAGCTACGGCTCGCTGTTCGACGCCGCGCACATGAAGTGGCCCTTCCCGGTCAAGCTGTACCGGGGCGAGGGCGAGGCGGCGCACGAGGTGGAAGGCCCGCTGAAGCCGTACCGCTTCTATGGTCCGACCTGCGATTCCATCGACCACATGCCCGGTCCTTTCTGGCTGCCCGAGGACATCCGCGAGGGCGACTACGTCGAGATCGGCATGCTGGGCGCCTACGGGATCGCCATGAGCACCCGCTTCAACGGCTTCGGCGACGCCGAGACGGTCGCCGTTGGGGACGCGCCGATGGCCTCCATGTTCGGCCTGGCCGGCCGCTCCATCCGCCTGCCGCGCGAGCGCCAGGAGGACGAGCGCAAGGTCGTGCGCCTGTCGCGTCCCAAGGGCGCGGCCGGCAAGAGGGGCCGCAAGCGGTAA
- a CDS encoding molybdopterin-binding protein, producing MSTHRRGWLKGAGAAMAGLWASACDRLNENPGVTRVLESAEGLTLRAQRLVMDRKALAREFAPADISADFRANGSIDPDDPEYLAQKAGGFAGYRLAVGGLVERPLSLSLAELRDQPARTQITRHDCVEGWSSIGKWTGARLGPLLDRAGLKPNARYVVFHCADNLGGGPGGRYYESIDLVDAYHPQTILAYDMNDAPLPVRHGAPLRLRVERQLGYKHAKYVMRIEVVEDFAHIGGGQGGFWEDRGYAWYAGI from the coding sequence ATGAGCACCCATCGCCGCGGCTGGCTGAAGGGCGCGGGCGCCGCCATGGCCGGTCTGTGGGCCAGCGCCTGCGACCGGCTGAACGAGAACCCAGGCGTCACGCGCGTGCTGGAGAGCGCCGAGGGGCTGACCCTGCGCGCCCAGCGCCTGGTCATGGACCGCAAGGCCCTGGCCCGCGAATTCGCCCCCGCGGACATCTCCGCCGACTTCCGCGCCAACGGCTCGATCGACCCCGACGATCCCGAGTACCTGGCCCAGAAGGCGGGCGGCTTCGCCGGTTACCGCCTGGCGGTGGGCGGCCTCGTGGAGCGGCCGCTGTCGCTGTCGCTGGCCGAGCTGCGGGACCAGCCCGCGCGCACCCAGATCACCCGCCACGACTGCGTGGAGGGCTGGTCGTCGATCGGCAAGTGGACGGGCGCGCGCCTGGGGCCGCTGCTGGACCGCGCCGGGCTGAAGCCCAATGCCCGCTACGTGGTCTTCCACTGCGCCGACAACCTCGGCGGCGGGCCGGGCGGGCGCTACTACGAGAGCATCGATCTGGTCGACGCCTACCACCCGCAGACCATCCTCGCCTACGACATGAACGACGCGCCCCTGCCCGTGCGCCACGGCGCGCCGCTGCGCCTGCGGGTCGAGCGCCAGCTCGGCTACAAGCACGCCAAGTACGTCATGCGCATCGAGGTCGTGGAGGACTTCGCCCACATCGGCGGCGGCCAGGGCGGGTTCTGGGAGGACCGCGGCTATGCGTGGTACGCGGGGATCTGA
- a CDS encoding DUF488 domain-containing protein, which produces MKLATIGYEAAPQAAVIRKLQDAGIEVVIDVRAVAASRRAGFSKGLLSASLEDAGVDYVHLRALGTPKPGREAARKGRTAEMRAIFEEHLKEPQAQLQLAQAVEIARDRKAALLCFCAEARGCHRRIVAERMCEALPFEVEDL; this is translated from the coding sequence ATGAAGCTCGCCACCATCGGCTATGAGGCCGCGCCCCAGGCCGCCGTGATCCGGAAGCTGCAGGACGCCGGGATCGAGGTGGTGATCGACGTGCGCGCCGTCGCCGCCTCGCGCCGGGCCGGCTTCTCCAAGGGCCTGCTGTCGGCCAGCCTCGAGGACGCAGGCGTCGACTACGTCCACCTGCGGGCGCTGGGCACGCCCAAGCCCGGCCGCGAGGCCGCCCGGAAGGGCCGCACCGCCGAGATGCGGGCGATCTTCGAGGAGCACCTGAAGGAGCCCCAGGCCCAGCTGCAGCTCGCCCAGGCCGTGGAGATCGCCAGGGACCGCAAGGCCGCCCTGCTCTGCTTCTGCGCCGAGGCCCGCGGCTGCCACCGCCGGATCGTGGCTGAACGGATGTGCGAAGCCCTCCCCTTCGAGGTGGAGGACCTCTAG
- a CDS encoding alpha/beta fold hydrolase — protein sequence MQVIDEPRAGRMPLPDRGGEMAFLDFGPKDRPVDIVFSHANGFNARTYRTILAPLADRLRILAIDLRGHGASTLPADPVHREGWNEFRDDLLAFLAAVAEGPVTLAGHSMGGTSSLLAAAAEPQRAKALVLFDPVIFSPDMLAGRSQDNPDIAESPLVQGALRRRARFPSKAAAMDAYLGRGAFRTWRPEQLADYVEAGFREADGEVVLACTPEWEASNFKMHNYDPWAAFRASRCPIRILKAAEGSTARLEGHEAELLASGRVTIEVEPGTTHFLPMERPERARELLAATA from the coding sequence ATGCAGGTGATCGACGAGCCCCGCGCGGGGCGCATGCCGCTGCCGGACCGCGGCGGGGAGATGGCGTTCCTGGACTTCGGGCCCAAGGACCGGCCGGTGGACATCGTCTTCTCCCACGCCAACGGCTTCAACGCCCGGACCTACCGGACGATCCTGGCGCCCCTGGCGGACCGGCTCCGGATCCTGGCGATCGACCTGCGCGGGCACGGCGCCTCGACGCTGCCGGCCGATCCCGTCCATCGCGAGGGCTGGAACGAGTTCCGCGACGACCTGCTGGCCTTCCTCGCCGCCGTGGCCGAGGGGCCGGTGACTCTGGCCGGCCACTCCATGGGCGGCACGTCCAGCCTGCTGGCCGCAGCCGCCGAGCCGCAGCGGGCGAAGGCGCTGGTGCTGTTCGACCCGGTGATCTTCTCGCCGGACATGCTGGCCGGCCGCTCGCAGGACAATCCCGACATCGCCGAATCGCCTCTGGTGCAGGGCGCCCTGCGCCGGCGCGCGCGCTTCCCGAGCAAGGCCGCGGCCATGGACGCCTATCTTGGCCGCGGCGCCTTCCGCACCTGGCGGCCGGAACAGCTGGCCGACTACGTGGAGGCGGGCTTCCGCGAGGCGGACGGCGAGGTCGTGCTGGCGTGCACGCCCGAGTGGGAGGCCTCGAACTTCAAGATGCACAACTACGACCCCTGGGCGGCCTTCCGCGCCAGCCGCTGCCCGATCCGCATCCTGAAGGCGGCCGAGGGCTCGACCGCCCGGCTGGAGGGTCACGAGGCCGAGCTCCTGGCGAGCGGCCGGGTCACCATCGAGGTCGAGCCCGGCACGACCCACTTCCTGCCGATGGAGCGCCCCGAGCGGGCGCGCGAGCTGCTGGCGGCTACAGCGTAA
- a CDS encoding crotonase/enoyl-CoA hydratase family protein, whose amino-acid sequence MNAPVSAIDVTTTEWTCFDVTIEDKVAHIRLKRPEALNTMVRAFWNELPQIVRDISDNARARCIVISSTGKHFCAGMDLAVFQGGGSTSAPASQDKHVNAEAMRYHVRLLQDSFSCLDQARIPVIAAIQGGCIGGAVDMTSACDIRYCTADAFFVIQEINIGMTADVGTFPRLCKLIPEGWVRELAYTGRRLPAQKAREIGLVNEVFDTHEQLLEHALGTAREIASKAPLAVTGSKVMINYARDHSIADALDYIAVWQTGMFSGPHMAEAFKAKAEKREADFPDLAPLRKEM is encoded by the coding sequence ATGAACGCCCCAGTCTCGGCCATCGACGTGACCACCACCGAGTGGACCTGCTTCGACGTCACGATCGAGGACAAGGTCGCCCATATCCGGCTGAAGCGGCCCGAGGCGCTGAACACCATGGTGCGGGCGTTCTGGAACGAGCTGCCGCAGATCGTGCGCGACATCAGCGACAACGCGCGGGCCCGCTGCATCGTGATCTCGTCCACCGGCAAGCACTTCTGCGCCGGCATGGACCTGGCGGTGTTCCAGGGCGGCGGCTCGACCTCGGCTCCGGCGTCGCAGGACAAGCACGTCAACGCCGAGGCCATGCGCTACCACGTCCGCCTGCTGCAGGACTCCTTCTCCTGCCTCGACCAGGCCCGCATCCCGGTGATCGCGGCGATCCAGGGCGGGTGCATCGGCGGGGCGGTCGACATGACCAGCGCCTGCGACATCCGCTACTGCACCGCCGACGCCTTCTTCGTGATCCAGGAGATCAACATCGGCATGACCGCCGACGTCGGGACCTTCCCGCGGCTGTGCAAGCTGATCCCCGAGGGCTGGGTGCGCGAGCTGGCCTACACCGGCCGCAGGCTGCCGGCCCAGAAGGCGCGCGAGATCGGCCTCGTCAACGAGGTGTTCGACACCCACGAGCAACTGCTGGAGCACGCGCTCGGCACGGCCCGGGAGATCGCGTCCAAGGCGCCGCTGGCGGTGACCGGCTCGAAGGTGATGATCAACTACGCCCGCGACCACTCCATCGCCGACGCCCTCGACTACATCGCGGTCTGGCAGACGGGGATGTTCTCGGGGCCGCACATGGCCGAGGCGTTCAAGGCCAAGGCCGAGAAGCGCGAGGCCGACTTCCCGGACCTCGCCCCGCTCCGCAAGGAGATGTGA
- a CDS encoding 1,9-bis(guanidino)-5-aza-nonane synthase, with the protein MNAPVQNTNRKAELLANTVEHVAIDQYDARPIIDSMRKMSFTSRDTARAADIWQMSLEDADCSTWLTLAGSTSAGGCMHIYRDMVKFGMIDAIVATGASIVDMDFFEALGFKHYQAQSNVDDRDLRDLYIDRIYDTYIDEEELQACDATIYEIANALEPRPYSSREFIYEMGKWLAAGNAKKPDSLIEVAYREGVPIFCPAFVDSSAGFGLVKHQVERMKAGKPYLTIDAVADFRELTEIKLKAGATGLFMVGGGVPKNFAQDTVVCAEILGHEVDMHKYAIQITVADVRDGACSSSTLKEACSWGKVDVTWEQMVFAEATTVVPLIASNAWHLGAWKTRQRRRWNDLFQK; encoded by the coding sequence ATGAACGCTCCCGTTCAGAACACGAACCGCAAGGCCGAGCTGCTGGCCAACACCGTCGAGCACGTGGCGATCGACCAGTACGACGCCCGGCCGATCATCGATTCCATGCGCAAGATGAGCTTCACGAGCCGCGACACGGCCCGTGCGGCCGACATCTGGCAGATGAGCCTGGAGGACGCCGACTGCTCCACCTGGCTGACGCTGGCGGGCTCGACCTCGGCCGGCGGCTGCATGCACATCTACCGTGACATGGTGAAGTTCGGGATGATCGATGCGATCGTCGCGACCGGCGCCTCGATCGTCGACATGGATTTCTTCGAGGCCCTCGGCTTCAAGCACTACCAGGCCCAGTCCAACGTCGACGACCGCGACCTGCGCGACCTCTACATCGACCGGATCTACGACACCTACATCGACGAGGAAGAGCTGCAGGCGTGCGACGCGACGATCTACGAGATCGCCAACGCGCTCGAGCCGCGCCCCTATTCCAGCCGCGAGTTCATCTACGAGATGGGCAAGTGGCTGGCGGCCGGTAACGCCAAGAAGCCCGACAGCCTGATCGAGGTGGCCTACCGCGAGGGCGTGCCGATCTTCTGCCCGGCGTTTGTGGACTCCTCGGCCGGCTTTGGCCTCGTCAAGCACCAGGTCGAGCGGATGAAGGCGGGCAAGCCCTACCTCACCATCGACGCGGTGGCCGACTTCCGCGAGCTGACCGAGATCAAGCTGAAGGCCGGCGCCACGGGCCTGTTCATGGTCGGCGGCGGCGTGCCGAAGAACTTCGCGCAGGACACCGTGGTCTGCGCCGAGATCCTCGGCCACGAGGTCGACATGCACAAATACGCCATCCAGATCACAGTGGCCGACGTGCGTGACGGCGCCTGCTCGTCCTCGACCCTCAAGGAGGCCTGCTCCTGGGGCAAGGTGGACGTGACCTGGGAGCAGATGGTGTTCGCGGAAGCCACCACCGTGGTGCCGCTGATCGCCTCCAACGCCTGGCACCTGGGCGCCTGGAAGACCCGCCAGCGCCGCCGCTGGAACGACCTCTTCCAGAAGTAG
- a CDS encoding cytochrome b/b6 domain-containing protein encodes MADKPRQGRMLIRRHSLATRTTHWINVLALGLLLMSGLQIFNAHPALYWGHASTFADPWLSIRLYETADGPRGITTLGQARFDTTGVLGWTGVEGDRRNQAFPGWATIPSYRDLASGRRWHFFFAWLFAINGLVYLAFGLLGGHIRRDLLPTRAQLSPRHVLREIADHARLRFPKGEAARTYNVLQKGSYLVVALVLLPLMVVTGLCMSPGFNAAVPWLIDLFGGRQGARSVHFICAGLIVLFVVVHLAMVVASGAWNNIRSMITGRYAVELPEARP; translated from the coding sequence ATGGCCGACAAGCCGCGCCAGGGGCGGATGCTGATCCGGCGCCACAGCCTGGCGACCCGGACAACGCACTGGATCAACGTCCTGGCCCTCGGCCTGCTGCTGATGAGCGGGCTGCAGATCTTCAACGCCCATCCGGCCCTCTACTGGGGCCACGCCTCGACCTTCGCCGACCCGTGGCTCTCGATCCGCCTGTACGAGACCGCCGACGGCCCGCGGGGGATCACCACGCTGGGGCAGGCGCGGTTCGACACCACCGGCGTCCTCGGCTGGACCGGCGTTGAGGGCGACCGGCGCAACCAGGCCTTCCCCGGCTGGGCGACCATTCCCAGCTACCGGGATCTGGCGAGCGGCCGGCGCTGGCACTTCTTCTTCGCCTGGCTCTTCGCCATCAACGGCCTGGTCTATCTGGCCTTTGGGCTTCTCGGCGGCCATATCCGCCGCGACCTGCTGCCGACCCGGGCGCAGCTTTCGCCGCGCCACGTCCTGCGCGAGATCGCCGACCATGCGCGGCTGCGGTTTCCGAAGGGCGAGGCGGCGCGGACCTACAACGTGCTGCAGAAGGGCTCGTATCTCGTCGTGGCCCTGGTGCTGCTCCCGCTGATGGTGGTGACCGGCCTCTGCATGTCGCCGGGGTTCAACGCCGCCGTCCCGTGGCTGATCGACCTGTTCGGCGGTCGCCAGGGCGCCCGCAGCGTGCATTTCATCTGCGCCGGCCTGATCGTCCTGTTCGTCGTCGTCCACCTGGCGATGGTCGTGGCCTCGGGGGCCTGGAACAACATCCGGTCGATGATCACCGGCCGCTACGCCGTCGAGCTTCCGGAGGCCCGCCCATGA
- a CDS encoding pentapeptide repeat-containing protein, with the protein MQSQAQQHHLAIDAQTLREALEAHQRYLAGRSGGRRFSMTYADLSNCSLEGVDLRDADLAGVKLEGAMLARANLSRAILFGADLREADLRGANMKRADLRGACLKGANLSGAELAGCDLREGRIALQDKLDGFRILRHEHRPGELNYAVLSGANLAGAQMAGTVAMASDFTDANLTGAVLAGARLTRAVLDGADLSGADLGGADLTGVSLKRAVLAGANLDQARLEDVDLSEVLRAPPPIVYVDDRSLEEVLADHEAYCDSDGARGAVMKLEQVDFRPLKSLRRRKLTALSAPRSIFFGMDLEGAQLQGADLTGCDFRGAILREADLRGARLMDAQLTRADLRGAKMGPLMIAPGRFVRTDLTRAGLKQADMRGAHAHKARLLEADMQGALMAGCDLSAAEMEV; encoded by the coding sequence ATGCAGAGCCAAGCCCAACAGCACCATCTGGCCATCGACGCCCAGACGTTGCGCGAGGCGCTGGAAGCCCATCAGCGCTACCTCGCCGGTCGCTCGGGCGGCCGGCGGTTCTCGATGACCTACGCCGACCTGTCGAACTGCTCGCTCGAGGGCGTCGACCTGCGCGATGCGGATCTGGCGGGCGTGAAGCTGGAAGGCGCCATGCTGGCGCGGGCCAATCTCTCTCGCGCCATCCTGTTCGGAGCCGACCTGCGCGAGGCGGACCTGCGCGGCGCGAACATGAAGCGGGCCGACCTGCGCGGCGCCTGCCTGAAGGGCGCGAACCTGTCGGGCGCCGAGCTCGCCGGCTGCGACCTGCGCGAGGGCCGCATCGCCCTGCAGGACAAGCTGGACGGCTTCCGGATCCTGCGCCACGAGCACCGCCCGGGCGAGCTGAACTACGCCGTGCTGTCGGGGGCGAACCTCGCAGGCGCCCAGATGGCCGGCACCGTGGCCATGGCCAGCGACTTCACCGACGCCAATCTCACCGGCGCCGTCCTGGCCGGCGCGCGCCTGACGCGGGCGGTGCTGGACGGGGCGGACCTGTCGGGCGCCGACCTCGGCGGCGCCGACCTCACCGGCGTTTCGCTGAAGCGGGCCGTGCTGGCGGGCGCCAATCTCGACCAGGCCCGGCTCGAGGACGTCGACCTCTCGGAGGTGCTCCGCGCGCCGCCGCCGATCGTCTACGTCGACGACCGGTCGCTGGAAGAGGTGCTGGCGGACCACGAGGCCTACTGCGACAGCGACGGCGCCCGCGGCGCGGTCATGAAGCTGGAGCAGGTGGACTTCCGGCCGCTCAAGAGCCTGCGCCGCCGCAAGCTGACGGCGCTGTCGGCGCCGCGCTCGATCTTCTTCGGCATGGACCTGGAGGGCGCCCAGCTGCAGGGCGCCGACCTGACCGGCTGCGACTTCCGCGGGGCGATCCTGCGCGAGGCCGATCTGCGGGGGGCCCGGCTGATGGACGCCCAGCTCACCCGCGCCGACCTGCGCGGCGCCAAGATGGGCCCGCTGATGATCGCCCCCGGCCGGTTCGTCCGCACCGATCTGACCCGCGCGGGCCTGAAGCAGGCCGACATGCGCGGTGCGCACGCCCACAAGGCCCGCCTGCTGGAAGCGGACATGCAGGGCGCGCTGATGGCCGGCTGCGACCTCAGCGCGGCCGAAATGGAAGTCTAG
- a CDS encoding VOC family protein — protein sequence MLGGERPVGFIATTDYERARAFYVGVLGLEFVRQDDYALVVRSGGVTVRITRLPEVHPPRNTVFGWEVADVREVAAALADRGVTFERYDFLGADQGADGIWTVPGGAAQVAWFKDPDGNLLSISSAGG from the coding sequence ATGCTGGGGGGCGAGCGACCGGTCGGCTTCATCGCCACGACCGACTACGAGCGGGCCCGGGCGTTCTACGTCGGCGTGCTGGGCCTGGAGTTCGTGCGGCAGGACGACTACGCGCTCGTCGTCCGCTCCGGCGGGGTCACCGTGCGGATCACCCGCCTGCCCGAGGTGCATCCGCCCCGGAACACCGTCTTCGGCTGGGAGGTCGCCGACGTGCGCGAGGTCGCCGCCGCGCTCGCGGACCGTGGCGTGACGTTCGAACGCTACGACTTCCTGGGGGCGGACCAGGGGGCCGACGGAATCTGGACCGTGCCCGGCGGGGCGGCCCAGGTCGCCTGGTTCAAGGACCCCGACGGCAACCTGCTCTCGATCTCTTCCGCCGGGGGCTGA
- a CDS encoding thioesterase family protein, with translation MGGQGVEVWRGGVAAWECDHMGHLNVGFYVSKSMEALAGLAAELGMPHAFAPRTPSTLIVREQHIRFLKEAHPGAALHMNGGVVEIGDDTARLLLLMHHQDGALAASFQTLVAHATAADGRPFPWPERVRARAEALRMDVPAAAAPKSISLDPVVTSASLARAEALGLKRTALGAVGAGDCDVFGRMRTELMMARISDGIPHFFEGRRPGAGDERRIGGAALEYRLVHHDWPRAGDRVELRSGSAGGDARFRRLVHWLLDPETGRPWGSAEAIAVSFDLDTRKIVALSDEELARVEAAAVRGLTL, from the coding sequence TTGGGCGGACAGGGCGTGGAAGTGTGGCGGGGCGGCGTGGCCGCGTGGGAATGCGACCACATGGGCCACCTGAACGTCGGCTTCTATGTGAGCAAGTCCATGGAGGCCCTGGCGGGTCTGGCCGCCGAGCTGGGGATGCCGCACGCCTTCGCCCCGCGCACGCCGTCCACCCTGATCGTGCGCGAGCAGCACATCCGCTTCCTGAAGGAGGCGCATCCCGGCGCGGCGCTGCACATGAACGGCGGGGTGGTGGAGATCGGAGACGACACGGCGCGGCTGCTGCTCCTGATGCACCATCAGGACGGGGCGCTGGCGGCCAGCTTCCAGACGCTGGTGGCGCACGCCACCGCCGCCGACGGCCGGCCTTTCCCGTGGCCTGAGCGGGTGCGCGCCCGGGCGGAGGCGCTGCGGATGGACGTGCCTGCGGCCGCGGCGCCCAAGTCGATCTCCCTGGATCCGGTGGTGACGTCGGCCAGCCTGGCCCGGGCCGAGGCGCTGGGCCTGAAGCGCACGGCCCTGGGCGCGGTCGGCGCGGGTGACTGCGACGTCTTCGGCCGGATGCGGACCGAGCTGATGATGGCGCGCATCTCGGACGGCATTCCGCACTTCTTCGAGGGCCGACGACCGGGTGCAGGGGACGAGCGGCGCATCGGCGGGGCGGCGCTGGAGTACCGGCTGGTGCACCACGACTGGCCGCGGGCGGGGGACCGCGTGGAGCTTCGATCCGGATCGGCGGGCGGCGACGCCCGCTTCCGGCGGCTGGTGCACTGGCTGCTGGACCCGGAGACGGGCCGGCCCTGGGGCAGCGCCGAGGCGATCGCCGTCTCATTCGACCTCGACACCCGCAAGATCGTCGCCCTCTCCGACGAGGAGCTGGCCCGGGTCGAGGCGGCGGCCGTGAGGGGCCTTACGCTGTAG